A window from Rhizosphaericola mali encodes these proteins:
- a CDS encoding metallophosphoesterase family protein has translation MTKIGLLSDTHGYLPEQVFEHFKDCDEIWHAGDFGGNNVAEKLAAFKPLRGVYGNIDGKDIRQEFPEINIFEIENLKVCMKHIGGYPGKYAPGVKAMLQVTKPGLFISGHSHILKVVYDQALQCMHFNPGAAGKQGWHQVQTLMKFVIDGDKLKDCKVIELGKK, from the coding sequence GTGACGAAAATTGGATTATTGTCTGATACGCATGGTTATCTACCAGAGCAAGTTTTCGAGCATTTTAAGGATTGCGATGAGATATGGCATGCCGGCGATTTTGGCGGAAATAATGTGGCGGAAAAATTAGCAGCTTTCAAGCCTTTGCGTGGAGTCTATGGTAATATTGACGGAAAAGATATTCGACAAGAATTTCCAGAAATCAATATTTTTGAAATAGAAAATCTGAAAGTTTGCATGAAACACATTGGTGGTTATCCGGGTAAATATGCACCTGGAGTGAAAGCAATGTTGCAAGTCACAAAACCTGGATTGTTTATCAGTGGACATTCGCATATATTAAAAGTAGTGTACGATCAGGCTTTGCAATGTATGCATTTCAATCCTGGAGCTGCAGGCAAACAAGGCTGGCATCAAGTACAAACTTTGATGAAATTTGTCATTGACGGAGATAAGTTGAAAGATTGTAAAGTCATAGAATTAGGAAAAAAATAA
- a CDS encoding riboflavin synthase gives MFTGIIESTGAVLSVEVEGTNKHFWIESSKLTPELSIDQSVSHQGVCLTVDQLKETSYRVTAIEETLKKTNLNDWKTGTIVNLERCMQMNGRLDGHIVQGHVDTTAVCTNKSEKNGSVEFTFRFPLEFASLVIEKGSISVNGTSLTLFNVGTDTFTVAIIPYTYDYTSISQVEIGTHVNIEFDILGKYIQRNLALNK, from the coding sequence ATGTTTACAGGAATAATAGAATCCACAGGTGCGGTATTAAGTGTCGAAGTGGAAGGTACAAACAAGCATTTTTGGATAGAATCCTCCAAATTAACTCCAGAATTGTCCATAGATCAAAGTGTCAGCCATCAAGGCGTCTGCCTCACTGTGGATCAACTCAAAGAAACTTCTTATCGTGTCACTGCAATCGAAGAAACCTTGAAAAAAACCAATCTGAATGATTGGAAAACGGGTACTATAGTCAATCTTGAAAGATGTATGCAGATGAATGGAAGATTGGATGGTCACATCGTTCAAGGACACGTCGACACAACGGCAGTCTGTACTAATAAATCAGAAAAAAATGGAAGCGTGGAATTTACGTTTCGTTTTCCTTTAGAATTTGCTTCTTTAGTAATTGAAAAAGGTTCAATTTCTGTTAATGGTACGAGTTTGACTTTGTTTAATGTAGGCACAGATACTTTTACCGTTGCCATCATTCCTTACACGTATGACTATACGAGTATTTCTCAAGTAGAGATTGGAACGCATGTAAATATTGAATTTGATATTTTGGGTAAATATATCCAACGTAACCTCGCTTTAAATAAATAG
- the trmB gene encoding tRNA (guanosine(46)-N7)-methyltransferase TrmB produces the protein MGQKKLQRFAEIKTFDNVLEYPKDIKGNWKSFFKNENAITLELACGKGEYALGLGRIYADRNFIGVDLKGNRIWRGAKTAIDEGLNNVGFLRSQIDKINDYFELGEVKEIWITFPDPQLRGSKIKKRLTHPRFLRLYQQILAKDGVVHLKTDSPHLYDFTLKVIELFQLELLEANDNVYKDLQVPAELAIKTHYESLDIAGENKVHHIVFKINKDLPLEKDVELKVLCGVESDD, from the coding sequence ATGGGACAAAAGAAATTACAAAGGTTTGCTGAGATCAAGACTTTTGACAATGTATTGGAATATCCAAAAGACATCAAGGGAAATTGGAAATCATTTTTCAAAAATGAAAATGCCATCACCTTGGAATTAGCTTGTGGAAAAGGCGAATATGCTTTGGGATTGGGTAGGATTTATGCAGATCGCAATTTTATCGGTGTTGATTTAAAAGGAAATAGAATCTGGCGTGGCGCAAAAACTGCGATAGATGAAGGTTTGAATAATGTTGGGTTTCTTCGTTCGCAAATAGATAAAATCAATGATTATTTTGAATTAGGTGAGGTAAAAGAGATTTGGATTACCTTCCCAGATCCTCAATTACGTGGTTCAAAAATCAAAAAACGTCTTACTCATCCAAGATTTTTGAGATTATATCAGCAAATTTTGGCAAAAGATGGAGTCGTTCATTTAAAGACAGATAGTCCACATTTATATGATTTCACCTTAAAAGTGATTGAGTTATTTCAATTGGAATTATTGGAAGCCAATGACAATGTGTACAAAGACTTGCAAGTCCCCGCAGAATTAGCGATCAAAACACATTATGAAAGTTTGGATATAGCCGGAGAAAATAAAGTACACCATATCGTATTCAAAATAAATAAAGATCTGCCTTTAGAAAAAGACGTAGAATTGAAAGTTTTATGTGGTGTAGAATCTGATGATTAA
- a CDS encoding DUF1501 domain-containing protein — translation MFLKRRDFLQISSMASTALFLPKFVKAIGKNHIENLENKSVVIIQLSGGNDGLNTVIPIKNDIYHKNRPIIGFKETAVNKITDEVALHPALKGFNDLYSNGELAILNSVGYPDPDRSHFRSMDIWQTGSDSQTVLQTGWIGRYLDANHAEGLTPTKAIEVDDVLSLALKGLDQKGIAVRNPGQLYKNSQDPFYKKLLQSHEEEHHHATAEYLYKTMNETLNSANYIFKEANLGKTKNPYPNTQLGNNLKTIASLLLSDIDTRVYYVSLGSFDTHVNQQDQQNRLFGQLNDGVSAFVQDLKKNDKFKDVLIFTFTEFGRRVGQNASNGTDHGTANNMFLISGGLKKKGLINSMPDLTNLDNGDLKYQVDFKEVYATILNNWLGADDRKILGTQYKYLDFV, via the coding sequence AGAAAATCTGGAAAATAAATCGGTTGTAATCATTCAACTTTCTGGTGGTAACGATGGACTCAACACGGTTATTCCAATAAAAAATGATATTTACCATAAAAATAGACCCATCATAGGATTTAAAGAAACTGCAGTAAATAAGATTACTGATGAAGTCGCTCTCCATCCAGCTTTAAAGGGGTTTAATGACCTGTATTCTAATGGTGAATTGGCAATTTTAAACAGTGTAGGTTATCCCGATCCTGATAGAAGTCATTTTCGAAGCATGGACATTTGGCAAACGGGCAGTGATAGTCAAACCGTATTACAGACGGGATGGATTGGTCGTTATTTGGATGCCAATCATGCTGAAGGATTAACTCCGACGAAGGCAATTGAGGTGGATGATGTATTGAGTTTAGCATTAAAAGGTTTAGATCAAAAAGGAATTGCTGTGCGTAATCCGGGTCAATTATATAAAAATAGCCAAGATCCTTTTTACAAAAAACTATTGCAATCTCATGAGGAAGAGCATCATCATGCAACTGCAGAATATCTCTATAAAACCATGAATGAAACGCTTAATAGCGCGAATTATATTTTTAAAGAAGCAAACCTTGGAAAAACAAAAAATCCATATCCGAATACACAATTGGGTAACAATTTAAAAACCATTGCATCTCTCCTACTTTCCGATATCGATACGAGAGTCTATTATGTGAGCTTGGGTAGTTTTGATACACACGTCAATCAACAAGATCAGCAAAATCGATTATTTGGACAACTAAATGATGGAGTGAGCGCATTTGTACAAGATTTGAAAAAGAATGACAAATTCAAAGATGTGTTGATATTTACATTTACCGAGTTTGGAAGACGCGTTGGTCAAAATGCTAGTAATGGTACCGATCATGGCACAGCTAATAATATGTTCTTGATTAGCGGTGGATTGAAAAAGAAAGGTTTGATTAATTCGATGCCAGATCTCACTAATTTGGATAATGGAGATTTGAAATATCAGGTTGATTTTAAGGAAGTATACGCAACTATTTTGAATAATTGGCTTGGTGCTGATGACCGGAAGATTTTGGGAACGCAATACAAGTATTTAGATTTTGTATAG